In Dehalococcoidales bacterium, the sequence CGGGACAGTGAAACCCGGGTAGTCTATCACCACCGGGACCCTGTGGCGGGCGGGTTTGTCCACCAGGGAGCAGAGCCGCAACGAAGCCGGCTTCTTCTTTCTCAGGTAGTCCAGGAAGTAGGTTGTCGTCAGGCCGGTATCCACAATATCTTCAATGACCAGCACATCACGTCCACGGACAGGCGAGCGAAGTCCCTGTACGACGCGGATGTCTCCGGTGGTCTCTGTTCCCCGACCGTAGCTGGATAACCGGACGAAGTCTATCTCCAGCGGGAAGTCAAGTCGCCGTACCAGGTCAGCCATGAATACAAACGACCCCTTGAGGATACCGAGCAGCAGAGGGTTCTTTCCCGCGTAGTCGCGACGGACCTCCACTGCCAGCCGGTCTACGGTGGCGGCTATCTCCTCTCTTGACAGGAGCACCTCGGTTCTCGGTTCAACAACCATGTCTATTCGGGCACCTCCCGTCGAGCGATATTGCACATCAGGCCGGCAGGGCACCCTTCGCATTTCTCACATTCCAGTTG encodes:
- the hpt gene encoding hypoxanthine phosphoribosyltransferase — translated: MVVEPRTEVLLSREEIAATVDRLAVEVRRDYAGKNPLLLGILKGSFVFMADLVRRLDFPLEIDFVRLSSYGRGTETTGDIRVVQGLRSPVRGRDVLVIEDIVDTGLTTTYFLDYLRKKKPASLRLCSLVDKPARHRVPVVIDYPGFTVP